In the genome of Longimicrobium terrae, the window GCGGCGAAGGCCTCGTTCAGCTCGATGAGGTCGATGTCGTCCATCGTCATCCCCGTGCGCTTCAACGCGTTGGGCACGGCCAGGGCCGGCGCGATCCCCATGATCTCCGGCGCCACGCCGGACGTGCCGAATCCCACGAAGCGCGCCAGGATGGGCAGGCCGAGCGCCTCCGCCTTTTCGCGGCTGGTGAGCACCATCGCGCCCGCGCCGTCGCTGTACGGCGACGCGTTCCCCGCCGTCACCGAGCCCTTGGCCTTGAACGCCGGCCGCAGCCCCGAAAGCTTCTCCAGCGAAGTATCGGGGCGCACCAGTTCATCCACCGTGAAGTCGCCGCTGGCGGTGCGCACGGGGACGATCTCGTCGCGGAAGCGGCCCTCGGCGAGCGCGGCCGCGGCGCGCTGGTGGCTGCGCAGTGCCCAGGCGTCCTGATCTTCGCGGTTCACGCCCCAGCGCTCGGCCACGTTCTCCGCCGTGAATCCCATCCCGATGTACGCCTCGATCATCTCGGGATGAAGCTCCTTGTGATGGCCACCCATGGGGATGCGGCTCATCATCTCGATGCCGCCGGCAAGCACGGTATCCGCCATCCCCGTCATGATGCTGGCGGCCGCCATCGCCACCGTCTGCAGCCCCGACGAGCAGAAGCGGTTCACCGTCGTCCCCGACACCTCCACGGGGAATCCGGCGCGCAGCACGGCCATGCGCGCGATGTTGGTGCCCTGCGCGCCCTCGGGGCTGGCGCAGCCGAGCATCACGTCATCCACATCCTTGGGCTGCAGCCCCGACGCTTCCACCGCACCGCGGATGACGTCGGCCGCCAGGTCCACGGGATGGACGTTGAAGAGCGACCCGTCGGACTTGCCCTTTGCCACCGCGCTGCGCACGGCGCTCACGATTACTGCTTCGTGCATATGATTGCCTGCCTTGCAGGAGAAGAGTGCCCAGTTTCCAAGTGCCCAGTGCTCAGGTTCCAGTGCCCAGCCCAGAAGCCCGTGCTGGGCACTTGGCACTTGGTACTTTCTTTTTCCTCAGTTCCGCAGCGGCTTACCGGTCTTGAGCGTGTACTCGATGCGCTCCTGCGTCTTTTCCGTCCCCAGCAGGCGAAGGAATCCCTCGCGCTCCAGGTCCAGAATGTCCTGCTCGCTCACCTGGCGCGGCGCGCCTTCGCCGCCGCAGAGCACGCGGGCGATTTCGGTGGCGATCAGCACCTCGTGGTCGCTGATCTGCCCGCCCTCGTGCAGCGACCACACGCCGTAGCGCAGGTTGCCGATGGCGCGCTGGCCCAGCGCGGGGATGGTGCGCGGCGGCGGCGGCGCGTAGCCCGGCGCCAGATCCAGCACCCTCAGTTTGGCGTCCGCGATCAGGTGGTCGCGGTTCATGCTCACGCGGTCCGCCTCGCGCAGAAAGCCCAGCTTCCGCGCCTCCAGTGCGCTCGCGGAGGTCGTCGCCATGGCGATGATGCCGAACGCGCGGCGCACGCCGTCGAACAGGTCCGACTCCTCGTACGGCTGAAGCTCGGAGGTGAAGCGGAAGAGCAGTTCCTTGGTGCCGCCGCCCGCCGGAAGCAGGCCCACGCCCGTTTCAACCAGGCCGACGTACGTTTCCGCGTGCGCCTGAACGCGGTCGGCGTGCAGCGTGATTTCCGCCCCGCCGCCCAGCGTAAGCCCGAACGGCGCGACGACGACGGGGAACGGCGCCTTGCGCAGCCCGGTGACCGTGTCCTGAAAGAAGCGGACGGACTGCTCCAGTTCGTCCCAGCGCCCCTCGCGCGCGGCGGTGAGCGTGGCGACCAGATTGGCCCCCGCGCTGAACGCCCGCGGATCGTCGTGGCTGATGACGAGCCCGGCGCGTCCGTCCCGGTCCACGTGTTCGATGGCGGCGCGGATCATCCGCAGTACGCCTTCGCCCAGCGTGCCCATCTTGCTGCGGAACTCCAGCAGCGCCACGCCGTCGCCCAGATCCAGCAGCGCCGCCTCGTCGTTCTCCTCCAGCACGCCGCCCGCGCGGCGCACCGACGCGAGCGAGATCACGCCCTCGGCTTCCGGCAGCGTCTGCCGCGATCCATCGAACGCGAGGAAGGTGCGGCCGTCCTCGCTGTAGAAGCGGTCGCCGGCCTTGGTCAGCAGCTCCGGCTCATCCAGCCCCTCTTCCGCCATCGTCTGCCGGACGAGATCCAGCCCGACGGCGTCCATCTGGCGGAACGGGCCCGCCTCGAACGCGAAGCCCCACTCCAGCGCGCGGTCCACGCCCACGATGTCGTACGCCAGCTCCGGCGCCTTTTCCAGTGCGTAGTGCCAGGCGCGGGCAAACTGGGCGCGGGCGAACGCGCCGTACTTTCCTTCCAGCTGCAGCACGCCGCGGATGCGGTCGGCGAGCGGCTTCTTGGCGATTTCCGCCACGCCGGGGATTTCCGGCTTCTGCTGCGGCGCGTACTCGCCCGTCTTCCAGTCCAGCGTCTGGATCTGCTTGCCCTGCTTGCTGTAGAAGCCCGCGCCCGTCTTTTCGCCCAGCCGCCCCTGATCCACCAGGTCCAGCGCCCATTTGGGCATGGTGAAGTCCTCGCCCGTCGCTTCGGCCAGGCCGCCACGTACGTGCTTGAGGATGTCGAGGCCGGACAGGTCCGCCGTGCGGAAGGTGGCGCTCTTGGGGCGGCCGGTGAGCGGGCCGTTGATGAGGTCGACTTCGTCGATGGTAAGGTCGTGCTCCTCCATCAGCCGCATGGTCTGCACGCTGCCGAACACGCCGATGCGGTTGGCGATGAAGCCCGGGACGTCCCTGGCGAGCACGACGCCCTTGCCCAGCATCCGCTCGCCGAACGCGGTGAGCGCGGCCAGCGCCTCGGGCGAGGTTTCCGGCGTGGGGATGATCTCCAGCAGCCGCAGGTAGCGCGGCGGGTTGAAGAAGTGCGTGCCCAGAAAGCGCCTGCGGAAGCTTTCGCCGCGGCCTTCCACCAGCACCGACATGGGGATGCCGGAGGTGTTGGTGGTGATGAGGGCGTGGTCGCCGAGCAGTTCCTCCAGCCGGGCGTACAGCGCCTGCTTGGGCCCGGGCTGCTCGATGATGGCCTCCACCACCCAGTCACAGTCCGCCAGCAGGCCCAGATCGTCTTCGGTGTTGCCGGTGGTGATGAGGCTGGCGCGCGCGGGATCCATGAAGGCCGCCGGCTTGCTCTTGGCGATGCGCTCCAGTCCCTTGCGCGCCGGCCCGCCGCGGTCGCCCTCGCCGGGGATGTCCAGCAGCACCACGGGGATGCCCGCGCTCGCGGCCAGGGCGGCGATCCCCGCGCCCATGGTTCCCGCGCCCACCACGCCGATCTTTCGGATTCGCATACGCCTTCCAGTCAGGGTCCGGTACCAGGTCGCCGCGCCGGCCGCGGAGGGGGCCGGCGGCCCTTGTGTTTCCGCCACTCCGCCCGAACGTCGTTCGGAACGTGCGCGCCGGAAAGCAAGGTGTCAACTTGAGCGGGGCTCATCCAGTGGCGGGTTGCGGACGGCTGCGTTGTGCGATGATGAGGGGGTTCATGTGGGCGGGCAATCAACCCGGGACCAGAGATGGGTGCGGCGGACGGTGTGGCCCTCACCCCGCGTGCTGCGCACGACGACCCTCTCCCACGAACGGATGTGGGAGAGGGAGCACACCCCAGTGCCGTGGGGATCGGAAAGACGAGTGGAGGAGATTCGTGTGCTCCGGATGATTCGGTGCGGCCGCGGGCAGCCCTCTCCCCCCGGCCCCCTCTCCCGCAAGCGGGAGAGGGGGAGACCTCCGCGCCGGGGCTGGTTCGGCGGGCACGG includes:
- a CDS encoding 3-hydroxyacyl-CoA dehydrogenase/enoyl-CoA hydratase family protein; protein product: MRIRKIGVVGAGTMGAGIAALAASAGIPVVLLDIPGEGDRGGPARKGLERIAKSKPAAFMDPARASLITTGNTEDDLGLLADCDWVVEAIIEQPGPKQALYARLEELLGDHALITTNTSGIPMSVLVEGRGESFRRRFLGTHFFNPPRYLRLLEIIPTPETSPEALAALTAFGERMLGKGVVLARDVPGFIANRIGVFGSVQTMRLMEEHDLTIDEVDLINGPLTGRPKSATFRTADLSGLDILKHVRGGLAEATGEDFTMPKWALDLVDQGRLGEKTGAGFYSKQGKQIQTLDWKTGEYAPQQKPEIPGVAEIAKKPLADRIRGVLQLEGKYGAFARAQFARAWHYALEKAPELAYDIVGVDRALEWGFAFEAGPFRQMDAVGLDLVRQTMAEEGLDEPELLTKAGDRFYSEDGRTFLAFDGSRQTLPEAEGVISLASVRRAGGVLEENDEAALLDLGDGVALLEFRSKMGTLGEGVLRMIRAAIEHVDRDGRAGLVISHDDPRAFSAGANLVATLTAAREGRWDELEQSVRFFQDTVTGLRKAPFPVVVAPFGLTLGGGAEITLHADRVQAHAETYVGLVETGVGLLPAGGGTKELLFRFTSELQPYEESDLFDGVRRAFGIIAMATTSASALEARKLGFLREADRVSMNRDHLIADAKLRVLDLAPGYAPPPPRTIPALGQRAIGNLRYGVWSLHEGGQISDHEVLIATEIARVLCGGEGAPRQVSEQDILDLEREGFLRLLGTEKTQERIEYTLKTGKPLRN
- a CDS encoding thiolase family protein; this translates as MHEAVIVSAVRSAVAKGKSDGSLFNVHPVDLAADVIRGAVEASGLQPKDVDDVMLGCASPEGAQGTNIARMAVLRAGFPVEVSGTTVNRFCSSGLQTVAMAAASIMTGMADTVLAGGIEMMSRIPMGGHHKELHPEMIEAYIGMGFTAENVAERWGVNREDQDAWALRSHQRAAAALAEGRFRDEIVPVRTASGDFTVDELVRPDTSLEKLSGLRPAFKAKGSVTAGNASPYSDGAGAMVLTSREKAEALGLPILARFVGFGTSGVAPEIMGIAPALAVPNALKRTGMTMDDIDLIELNEAFAAQVLAVMRDLDMPEEKTNVNGGAIALGHPLGATGAKLGAQLIHELRRRGGGMGLVTMCVGGGMGAAGIFEVYG